One window of Cryptococcus neoformans var. grubii H99 chromosome 11, complete sequence genomic DNA carries:
- a CDS encoding importin-alpha export receptor, whose protein sequence is MQATPETLSLLTNYLSSTVSPDAHTRRSAEESLRQAEGQQGFLLLVLELVKADSVNMVVRQAGGVYFKNTVKRLWSGDEETQINPADKAAIKSQLVPMMIALGTPQTSRLQSQIGEGLSHIASLDFPGEWEGLCDELVNSLTPDNFVINNGVLATAHSIFKRWRSQFRTNELYSEINFVLSRFCEPYYRLFQHVDQLLGMPPASLPTNSSILLLGQTLLLLIQLFHDLSSQDLPPFFEDHMTEFMGGDQPGWLRKYLDWEVEELKGDDDDEAPGPLQKIRSSICEIAELYAQKYSDVFIQLGSFVDGVWNMLTRVGTSTREDVLVSRALRFLSVVVKMGNHRAMFAASETLNAFCEKIILPNMAIREHEEEMFEDDPMEYIRRDLEPSTESDTRRQAATDFTRALMELFEKEVTGIIKGYISVFLQEYNKNPVEHWKSKDTAIYLLTSIASRGSTQQLGVTSTNVLVDVVDFFGQNVFSDLQAAPGSVHPILTVDAIKFLYTFRNQLTKDQLVSVLPLLVQHLASDNYVISSYAAITIERILFIKVERQALFTQADIRPFAENILMALFANIEKGGTPEKIAENDYLMKCVMRVIITARTSLTPLHEGILTRLVNIMGEISKNPSNPKFNQYCFESVSALIRFVCEGTPAALPTFENALFGPAQHILTNDVAEFIPYIFQILAQLLELHSPSELPPAYQALTGPLLSAALWEQRGNIPALVRIWKALLLRGAPSIVAAGQVQGLLGIFQRLAGSKVNDVWAFELVQALYEFVPIEVMRPFSQTVFVLLLNRLQGKPSTQFNHCFVYFFAFLANLDSVGADFLVGVLDGIQTGLFGNLLTGVILSNTQKITARNRKLVEVGLTKTLSRSDSLLVEPNRRFWPPIFLALLDMFTLPQDITYSNPEGSGDITELDPEEAGFQSSFSKLGASEKTVKDPTAGVEDSKVFAAKELAKRSKEKPGMLGPLIDAAQKEEQVTVTNFVQFMATNGNTIS, encoded by the exons ATGCAGGCAACTCCAGAAAcgctctccctcctcacaAACTATCTCTCCTCCACTGTCTCTCCGGACGCTCATACCCGTCGCTCTGCCGAAGAGTCTCTTCGTCAGGCTGAGGGTCAGCAGGGCTTTCTGTTGCTAGTACTCGAGCTGGTCAAAGCCGATTCGGTTAATATGGTCGTGAGGCAAGCTGGCGGTGTATACTTCAAGAACACTGTCAAGAGACTTTGGTCTGGGGATGAG GAGACACAAATTAATCCAGCTGACAAGGCAGCCATTAAATCACAACTTGTCCCTATGATGATTGCCTTAGGTACCCCTCAAACATCGCGACTGCAGAGCCAGATCGGAGAGGGCCTAAGCCACATCGCTTCTCTGGATTTTCCCGGTGAATGGGAAGGTCTCTGCGAC GAACTTGTGAACTCACTCACGCCAGATAACTTTGTCATCAACAATGGCGTCCTGGCCACGGCCCACTCTATCTTTAAGCG TTGGAGATCTCAATTCCGCACAAATGAGCTTTACAGCGAGATTAACTTTGTGTTGTCTCGTTTTTGCGAACCATACTACCGCCTTTTCCAGCATGTCGATCAATTGCTCGGAATGCCTCCTGCATCCCTTCCTACCAACTCCTCCATTCTCCTTTTGGGccaaacccttcttctccttatccAGTTATTCCACGACTTATCTAGTCAAGATCTGCCTCCATTTTTTGAGGATCACATGACTGAATTCATGGGAGGCGATCAGCCTGGATGGTTAAGGAAGTATCTGGACTGGGAGGTAGAGGAGCTCAAGggcgacgatgatgacgaggcCCCTGGACCTTTGCAAAAAATTCGCTCATCTATCTGTGAAATAGCTGAATTGTATGCCCAGAAGTACTCGGATGTTTTTATCCAGCTGGGAAGCTTTGTGGATGGCGTCTGGAATATGTTGACGCGTGTCGGCACCAGCACCAGGGAAGATGTG CTTGTCTCTCGTGCATTGAGGTTCTTGTCCGTTGTGGTAAAGATGGGCAATCACCGTGCCATGTTTGCTGCTTCCGAGACATTGAACGCTTTCTGCGAAAAGATCATTCTTCCTAATATGGCCATTAGGG AgcacgaagaagagatgttTGAAGATGACCCGATGGAGTACATTCGACGCGACCTTGAGCCCTCCACCG AAAGCGACACCCGACGACAGGCTGCCACTGACTTCACCCGTGCTCTCATGGAGTTATTTGAGAAAGAAGTCACGGGTATCATCAAAGGTTACATTTCTGTGTTCCTCCAAGAATACAACAAAAACCCAGTAGAACATTGGAAGTCCAAAGACACCGCCATTTATCTGTTGACTTCTATTGCCTCCCGAGGGTCTACCCAACAG CTTGGTGTCACCTCCACAAACGTCCTtgttgatgttgttgaCTTCTTCGGTCAGAATGTCTTTTCAGATTTGCAAGCCGCTCCCGGATCAGTTCATCCCATCCTCACTGTTGACGCTATCAAATTTTTGTATACTTTTCGCAACCAG CTTACCAAGGATCAACTCGTCTCGGTTCTCCCCCTTCTTGTCCAACATCTTGCCTCCGATAATTACGTCATCTCTTCCTATGCTGCTATAACCATTGAGCGCATCCTGTTCATCAAAGTTGAGAGACAGGCATT ATTCACTCAGGCTGATATCAGGCCATTTGCGGAGAACATCCTCATGGCTCTCTTCGCCAACATTGAGAAGGGTGGGACACCTGAGAAGATCGCTGAAAATGACTATCTCATGAAAT GTGTCATGCGGGTTATCATTACGGCCCGAACATCCCTCACGCCTTTGCATGAAGGCATTCTCACTCGGCTTGTTAACATCATGGGCGAAATTAGCAAGAACCCAAGTAACCCCAAATTCAATCAATACTGCTTTGAAAGTGTATCTGCATTGATCAGGTTCGTGTGCGAAGGTACTCCTGCAGCTTTGCCGACATTTGAGAACGCGTTATTCGGTCCCGCCCAACATATCTTGACCAACGATGTCGCCG AGTTTATTCCCTATATATTCCAAATTCTCGCCCAACTTCTGGAATTGCATTCCCCTTCCGAGCTTCCTCCTGCCTATCAGGCACTTACTGGTCCACTTTTGTCGGCCGCTCTTTGGGAACAGCGCGGTAACATTCCTGCTCTTGTTAGAATATGGAAGGCTTTACTCCTTCGCGGTGCGCCTAGCATCGTAGCCGCAGGTCAGGTACAGGGATTATTGGGTATTTTCCAGAGATTGGCAGGAAGCAAGGTCAATGATGTTTGGGCGTTTGAGCTGGTTCAGGCACTGTATGAGTTTGTACCCAT TGAGGTGATGCGGCCATTCTCCCAGACGGTCTTTGTGCTCCTTTTGAACCGACTTCAAGGCAAACCCTCGACCCAATTTAACCATTGCTTTGTTTATTTCTTCGCTTTCTTGGCCAATCTGGACAGCGTGGGCGCGGATTTCCTAGTGGGTGTTTTGGATGGTATTCAGACTGG GCTGTTTGGCAACCTTCTCACTGGCGTCATCTTGTCCAACACCCAGAAGATAACAGCGAGGAACAGAAAATTGGTTGAAGTTGGTCTCACGAAGACTCTCTCTCGTTCAGATAGCCTTTTGGTGGAACCCAACAGGCGGTTCTGGcctcccatcttccttgcccttctgGACATGTTTACTCTTCCGCAAGATATCACCTATTCTAACCCCGAAGGATCGGGCGATATTACCGAGCTGGATCCCGAGGAAGCCGGATTCCAATCCAGCTTTTCCAAGCTGGGCGCGAGCGAGAAAACCGTGAAAGACCCTACTGCAGGCGTAGAGGATAGTAAGGTGTTCGCGGCGAAAGAATTAGCCAAGAGATCAAAGGAGAAACCCGGAATG TTGGGCCCTCTCATCGATGCGGCtcagaaggaggagcaggtgACAGTCACCAATTTTGTCCAGTTCATGGCGACTAACGG GAATACGATCTCATAG
- a CDS encoding integral membrane protein: MIRMNFLLQGLIAFSLLSTSVFAKSDRICPEDPYASPSTDMCNPMRYIPNKGINIAAAVLYFLVAAILTFHSFRQKANYFLALVIGAWCEGIGLALRIAFRTNPHSTGLYIVCYLFVVLSPCAFLAGDYILLGRLVQYLDAHHYLRPLRAQLVSWIFIISDVITFLIQAAGGGLSTATDVQTAQNGGHIFLAGIAAQLASFVFFTITCLIFGIRVWREDKELWQRPGWKPLFFALGFTCICFLIRSVYRTVELSQGYVGYLAIHERYFLGLDCLPLLLGIATYVFFWPGRYLHFAPKPKKPKKSKKSKNGVADDVEEGLPMRDLNADGLGDMVKGDENYQVR, translated from the exons ATGATCAGGATGAATTTCCTCCTTCAAGGCCTCAttgccttctctcttttaTCGACATCAGTTTTCGCCAAGTCTGATCGCATCTGTCCCGAAGACCCATATGCCAGTCCAAGCACAGATAT GTGCAATCCTATGCGATACATTCCCAACAAGGGTATCAATATAGCTGCTGCTGTACTCTACTTCCTCGTTGCTGCTATTCTTACTTTCC ATTCATTTCGCCAAAAAGCTAATTacttccttgcccttgttATTGGAGCATGGTGTGAAGGCATTGGCTTGGCGCTTCGTATTGCCTTTAGAACGAACCCCCATAGCACTG GGCTATATATCGTCTGTTATCTCTTTGTCGTCCTTTCTCCCTGCGCCTTCCTTGCTGGTGACTACATTCTTCTTGGACGTCTAGTCCAATATCTGGACGCCCACCATTATCTTCGTCCCCTTCGAGCTCAGTTGGTTTCTTGGATCTTCATTATATCTGATG TGATAACCTTTCTTATCCAAGCAGCTGGTGGTGGACTGTCAACGGCAACGGATGTCCAAACCGCCCAAAATGGAGGTCATATCTTCCTCGCCGGTATTGCCGCGCAATTGGCCAgttttgtctttttcaCCATTACATGCTTAATTTTCGGTATTAGAGT ctggagagaagacaaagagTTATGGCAACGTCCAGGATGGAAacctcttttctttgcgCTCGGTTTCACCTGTATCTGCTTTCTCATTAGAAGTGTATATCGAACTGTTGAGCTCAGTCAAGG ATACGTCGGCTATCTCGCTATTCACGAGCGATACTTCCTTGGTCTCGattgccttcctcttttgctTGGTATCGCCACATATGTCTTCTTTTGGCCAGGGAGATATCTTCACTTCGCTCCTAAACCTAAGAAACCCaagaagtcaaagaagtCAAAAAATGGGGTTGCGGATGATGTAGAGGAGGGATTGCCCATGCGCGATTTGAATGCCGACGGGTTGGGAGATATGGTCAAAGGTGACGAGAATTATCAGGTGAGATAA
- a CDS encoding integral membrane protein has translation MRQSTLLEILILSSLVSSAYALGGDRDCPADPYADPLNDTCNPLRYVPNKALNCLGAALFFIVAAVLTFCSFRRKANYFLCLIIGAWFEGAGFVLRVLLRDNLHNLNLYIVANLFIVLSPCAFIAGDYILFGRLVQFLEAHHHIRPFKARHISWIFIASDIITFLIQGAGGGLSASGSNDSAELGANLFLAGITIQMVSFIFFSCVWILFGIRVFTGDKQLWHREGWKPLYFAMGFTCICFIVRSVYRTAELSGGYVSYLSSHEGYFLGLDSLPLLLGIATYIFFWPGNYLHFDGNPFKKSKTRRIEEGAQMHPLRTGDSYETQPGLDAKMTPVYTNHYERR, from the exons ATGAGACAATCGACTCTTCTCGAAATTCTTATATTGTCATCTCTCGTGTCGTCCGCGTATGCCTTAGGAGGGGATCGAGACTGTCCTGCCGACCCTTACGCCGATCCCCTCAATGACAC TTGTAACCCACTGCGCTATGTTCCGAACAAGGCGCTTAACTGTTTAGGGGCTGCTTTATTCTTCATTGTGGCTGCCGTCCTTACTTTCT GTTCCTTCCGACGCAAAGCCAACTATTTCCTATGCCTTATCATTGGCGCATGGTTTGAAGGAGCTGGCTTCGTCCTTCGTGTCCTGTTGAGAGATAATCTTCACAACCTCAACCTCTACATTGTTGCCAACTTGTTTATCGTCCTGTCT CCATGTGCTTTTATTGCGGGCGATTACATATTGTTTGGTCGACTAGTGCAGTTTCTCGAGGCGCATCATCATATACGCCCTTTCAAAGCCCGGCATATCTCGTGGATTTTTATTGCCTCTGATA TAATTACATTTCTCATCCAAGGCGCTGGCGGTGGACTGTCTGCTAGCGGTAGCAACGATTCGGCCGAGTTAGGTGCCAATTTGTTCCTTGCCGGCATCACTATCCAGATGGTTagcttcatctttttctcctgTGTGTGGATCCTGTTTGGTATTCGAGT ATTCACCGGAGACAAGCAGCTCTGGCACcgtgaaggatggaagcCTCTGTACTTCGCTATGGGATTTACCTGCATTTGCTTTATCGTTCGAAGCGTCTACCGAACTGCTGAACTTTCTGGCGGCTACGTCAGTTACCTGTCTTCCCACGAAGGTTACTTCTTGGGTCTCGATTCACTTCCCTTACTGCTCGGCATTGCGACctatatcttcttctggccGGGAAACTATCTTCATTTCGATGGAAACCCCTTCAAAAAGTCCAAAACCAGAAGAATTGAGGAGGGTGCCCAGATGCACCCTCTCAGAACTGGTGACAGCTATGAGACCCAACCTGGATTAGACGCTAAAATGACACCGGTATATACCAATCATTATGAGAGAAGGTAG
- a CDS encoding serine/threonine protein kinase — protein sequence MSDDSATGRQDNFNYPVQTGHTVNLVPRSQAQERETHPELQGINRNYLGSDPNSGHIRDQSLDVPESEGYGMTDIPHHSSRSPLTPPEANTSYTGASTPNRVHYPPSPLMPHAQPHGDAYTTIPLQDDYNNAPASGSATPHSGSMNKRKWSFLPGNRSSASLEKSTVDEKGAKRRPKNQRGTSWDLLGDRGEWEEFSPKNASVENLRFAEGDVGTNKFSRLYYWALNKGIVVRWAMYIIPVLILFWIPGIIFYAGLRDAKVWTVTLNWWSIWLTIIWLTFWGSTAAFMMLPHIWRNTIAVVIPSAKPLTDIIAALGRYAKLTIWCLAIWVSFTPLIVNHYTGDESATSRSDLSTFANLLFGLFLCSIVYCVEKLLIQLIALQFHRDSYEDRLQEQKFSLKALTYLYTNSHDIPGRSDTLTDAMSIKTKGSQMPKVALRKALKGLKEAAQTTTTALGNVASEMAGQSVLQTNSPANKVTMALTSANKSKALARRLFYSFRAPGAAHLDIQDVVQYFPNLETAQAAFVIFDKDGNGDATRDEIESAVLGIHRERLALEASMRDLDGAVRRLDDIFMVIVIAIAVLILASMITNKITTFVTSAGTFILGLSWLIGTTMQEVLGACIFLFVKHPFDVGDRVDIDGVQYTVAKMQLLSSSFKRVDGKYVWIGHNVLTTKIIENIRRSGAISEEFAFEVAFDTSFEALQALRSRMIAFLKENSRDFLPVFDVTVDDMPAQGKLVLKADIRYKSNWQQVSLKIQRRNKWICALKMALADLKIFGPDGAGNPSPEEAGPTQYTLVPWEECRPRISEESTAPPPPFTSAAPSPPPLMDARAAVNDPYGDIWNEGDELLAFQSADPSRPGTPGPGSAMRQRQPQVPQHQDVLEMSEVAVDAKRQP from the exons CGATCAATCACTTGATGTGCCAGAGAGCGAAGGCTACGGCATGACTGATATTCCTCACCATAGTTCAAGGAGTCCTCTCACACCACCCGAAG CCAATACGAGCTACACAGGGGCTTCCACTCCAAACCGTGTCCACTACCCGCCGTCCCCTCTAATGCCTCACGCTCAACCACACGGTGATGCGTACACCACTATCCCTCTTCAAGACGACTACAACAATGCGCCTGCTTCAGGATCCGCTACGCCTCATTCTGGATCAATGAACAAGAGGAAGTGGTCATTCCTACCAGGGAACCGCTCTAGCGCTAGTCTTGAGAAAAGTACAGTGGACGAAAAAGGAGCAAAACGACGTCCTAAGAATCAAAGAGGCACCAGCTGGGATCTTCTCGGCGACAGGggtgaatgggaagaaTTCAGTCCCAAAAATGCTAGCGTGGAGAACCTGAGATTTGCCGAAGGTGATGTAGGTACCAACAAG TTTTCAAGACTCTATTACTGGGCTCTCAATAAAGGTATCGTTGTCCGATGGGCCATGTATATCATACCCGTCCTCATTCTGTTCTGGATCCCGGGTATCATCTTTTATGCCGGGCTCAGGGATGCCAAAGTCTGGACTGTGACTCTG AATTGGTGGTCCATTTGGCTCACCATCATATGGCTTACTTTCTGGGGTTCAACCGCGGCATTCATGATGCTTCCCCACATTTGGAGGAATACTATCGCGGTAGTTATACCCTCTGCCAAGCCGCTCACAGATATCATCGCTGCTCTCGGCCGATACGCGAAACTTACCATCTGGTGTCTGGCAATCTGGGTTTCTTTCACTCCGTTGATTGTAAACCATTACACCGGTGACGAAAGTGCCACGTCTCGATCTGATTTGTCAACCTTTGCCAATCTTCTATTTGGGTTATTTCTCTGCTCGATCGTATATTGCGTTGAGAAGCTTCTCATCCAATTGATTGCCCTGCAATTCCACCGCGATTCTTACGAGGATCGCCTCCAAGAGCAGAAGTTCAGCCTCAAGGCTCTGACTTATCTTTATACCAACTCCCATGATATTCCAGGCAGAAGCGACACTCTCACTGACGCCATGTCTATTAAAACTAAGGGTTCTCAGATGCCGAAGGTTGCGCTCAGGAAAGCCCTCAAGGGCTTGAAAGAGGCTGCTCAAACCACTACTACGGCGTTGGGTAATGTTGCAAGCGAAATGGCGGGCCAGAGTGTATTGCAGACGAATTCCCCCGCCAACAAGGTCACTATGGCTCTTACCTCTGCTAATAAGTCAAAGGCT CTCGCCCGAAGGCTTTTCTACTCTTTCAGAGCCCCCGGCGCTGCTCATCTTGACATCCAAGACGTTGTACAATA TTTTCCCAACCTTGAGACCGCTCAGGCCGCTTTTGTTATCTTTGACAAGGACGGCAATGGCGATGCCACCCGCGATGAGATCGAGTCGGCTGTTTTAGGCATCCATCGCGAACGCCTTGCGCTTGAAGCTTCCATGAGAGACCTTGACGGAGCAGTCCGAAGGCTCGATGATATCTTCATGGTGATTGTCATTGCCATTGCTGTTCTTATTCTGGCCTCCATGATCACCAACAAGATCACCACTTTCGTCACGTCTGCTGGAACATTTATTCTTGGTCTGTCATGGTTGATCGGTACCACAATGCAGGAAGTTCTCGGCGCTTGTATTTTCTTGTTTGTCAAGCACCCCTTTGACGTGGGAGACAGGGTTGACATTGA CGGCGTGCAATACACTGTTGCAAAGATGCAGCTCTTGTCGTCATCTTTCAAGCGCGTCGATGGCAAATATGTTTGGATCGGTCATAATGTGCTTACTACCAAGATTATTGAGAATA TCCGACGTTCCGGTGCTATCTCCGAAGAATTTGCTTTCGAAGTCGCCTTCGACACTTCATTCGAAGcccttcaagctcttcggAGTCGTATGATTGCCTTCCTCAAAGAAAACTCTCGTGACTTTTTGCCCGTGTTTGATGTAACAGTCGACGACATGCCTGCACAGGGCAAATTGGTGCTGAAGGCGGATATCAGGTACAAAAGTAACTGGCAACAGGTATCTTTGAAGATACAAAGGAGGAACAAGTGGATTTGTGCTCTCAAGATGGC TCTAGCTGACTTGAAGATATTCGGTCCCGATGGCGCAGGAAACCCAAGTCCTGAGGAGGCTGGTCCTACTCAGTACACTT TGGTACCTTGGGAAGAATGCAGACCTAGGATCTCGGAAGAATCAACAgcgcctcctccgccttTCACTTCCGCTGcgccttcccctcctcccctcatGGACGCGCGAGCAGCTGTGAATGATCCGTATGGTGACATCTGGAATGAAGGGGACGAGCTTTTGGCATTCCAGTCCGCTGATCCCTCCAGGCCCGGGACTCCTGGGCCTGGTTCAGCTATGAGGCAAAGGCAGCCTCAGGTACCTCAGCACCAAGATGTGTTAGAGATGTCTGAGGTCGCTGTCGATGCTAAGAGACAGCCTTAG